A region of the Arthrobacter sp. U41 genome:
CCGGTCTCTGCTCGATGTCCTGGGCACCGTCAACGGGCTCCGGGACAAGGGGATCATGGTCCGCTCGATCGCCGACGGCATTGACCCGGAAACCAATACCGGACGCCTGATGTTGAACATGCTTGCCACCTTGGCCGAGTACGAACGCGAACTGATCACAGAACGCGTCAACGCCGGCATCGCTGCCGCCCGCGCCGCCGGGACCATCTTCGGCCGCCCAGTGACCGACCCCGCCCTGACCGCCGAAAAGCTTCAGATCGTCGCCACGGCCCGTTCCGAAGGTAAAACAGCGCACCAGGCCGCCCAGCTGGTCGGCTGGTCCCGGGCCACCCTGTACCGGCACCAACAAACACGGGCAGCCACCCCAATCACGACGCAGCACAAACTCACTGGAACCTTATGACACGTTCAGGAGTACTGGGCCGTGAAGGATCCTTCACCGGACACCCACATTCTGCTTATCCGGCGGCTACTAGCTCGATCTCGAAGCCGTCTGAGTTGAAGAGGTAGGCAGCATAGTGATCGGGGCCGCCAGCGTGCGGGTACTTGTCCTG
Encoded here:
- a CDS encoding recombinase family protein, which produces MTLLGYTRISTAGQDDRLQRDALTAAGVLARDIYSDVTSGSKEAKSRPGMQKLMGYAQSGDTIVVWRIDRLGRSLLDVLGTVNGLRDKGIMVRSIADGIDPETNTGRLMLNMLATLAEYERELITERVNAGIAAARAAGTIFGRPVTDPALTAEKLQIVATARSEGKTAHQAAQLVGWSRATLYRHQQTRAATPITTQHKLTGTL